The Amycolatopsis sp. QT-25 genomic sequence CTGTACCGGCATTTCACGGACAAGCAGGCCGTGCTGTCCTACGTCGTGCTCTCCGGCATCGACGACATGGAAACGGCCACCATCGAGACCCTCGCCGACGTCGACCTTCCCGTTCCCGCGCAGGTCAACGCCCTGTTGGGCACTCTTGCCGCCCAAGCCGTGGAGCGGCGCGAAGTCGCCGCGCTGTGGCGCTGGGAGGGCAGGCATCTGCCCCGTGAGGGGCGCCGGGAGATCCGCCGACGGTCGGGCGCGGTGCTGGCGGCGTGGGCCAAGGCGCTGCTCGCGTTGCGCCCGGAACTGACCGCCGACGACGCCGAGCTGCTGTGCTGGGCGGGGCTGAGCGTGTTCGGCAGCGTCTCCGTACATCACACGTCCGTGGCGAAGAAACGCTTCGCGCAGATCCTGGTGCGGCTGGCGGAGTCGGTGCTGCATGTCACACTGCCCGAGCCCCGGGAACCGCCGGACGAGACGCCGTCGATGGCACTCGGCGAGCCGTCCCGCCGCGAGCGGATCCTCGCGGCCGCGACCGAGCTGTTCGGGCACCGCGGCTTCCGCGCGGTGAGCATGGAGGAGATCGGCGCGGCGGCCGGGATCGCCGGACCCAGCGTGTACCGCCATTTCCCGAGCAAGGCGGCGCTGATGGTGGCGATCGGGCACCGCGCTGCCGACCGACTGGCGCTCGCCGCGGAACGCGCGTTGCGGACCGGCGACGAACGCGACGCGCTGCGCAGGCTCGCGGCGTCCTACGTGCACACCTTGCTGCACACGCCCGAACTGCTGGTGTCGTTCTCCGGCAGCCCCATGGAGCTGCCGGAACGCGACAAGGCGGACCTGATCCGCGTCCAGCGGGACTACGTCGCGCGCTGGATCGCGCTGGCGTCGGAAGTCCGCCCGGAACTGAGCCTGCGCGAAGTGAAGATCACCGTGCACGCGGCGCTGACCATCGCGAACGACCTCGCGCGCACCCGGCGGGTCAACGGCCGCCCGAACATCGAAGCCGAGCTGACGACGCTGACGCACGCGGCACTCGGCGTCTGAAACCGGCTTGCGCTCAGTGGCGAGGTGCGGCTGGTCGTGAGTGGCGATTCGGGCGGTCGGCCACCAGCCGAGGAAACTCGACCTTCACGCCTTCCCACTACATGAAGGCCCCCATCCTTGCGCCTAAGTACAGGAAGGGGTCCTTCCTGTACTTCGACTGAGGCTCGTCAGGACTTGGATCGCACTCACGCGCGGCCTCCAGAGGCACCCACCCTCGCCTATCTCGTCACCTGGTGAGCAATCCGCCTCAGGGGAGGACCCGAATCACTCACGAGCGTGACGTTCGCCGCCCCCGTGGTGGCGCATCCGCCCGAGGAGCGTTAACCTACTCACGAGTAGGTAACGAGGCAGGGAGACTCACCGTGGGTGCGCCTAGGAAACGAGACGCGATGGGCCTTGGCCTGTCCGCGCTCACCCGGCTGGCCGGGAGCAAGGTCATTGAACGGGCCGGACTTCGGAAGCCCGTGCAGAACCTGGTCAGTGCCGGGACGCGCAACGGCTTCCGGGTCGCGGGCGCGGCGGGACGGACCTTCAAATCCGCCAAGAAGCTCGGCAAGCCGGCGCGGCTCGCGCCCGCCGGGGACACGGGGCTGTTCGACCTCACCCCCAGTGAGGACCAGCAGCTCATCGTCGAGACCGTGACGGAATTCGCGGCCGAGCAGCTTCGGCCCGCCGCGGCCGACGCCGACGCGAAGCTTCAGGCGCCCGAGGGGCTGTTGAGCCGTGCCGCCGAGCTCGGCATCACGCTCGTCGGCATTCCCGAGGAGCTGGGCGGCGTCGGCACCGAACGGTCGGTCGTCACGAACGCGCTGGTCGCCGAGGCCCTCGCGCACGGCGACCTCGGCCTCGCGGTCGCGGTGCTCGCGCCGTCCGCGGTCAGCACCGCGCTGGTGTCCTACGGCGACGAGCAGCAGCAGGCGGACTACCTGCCCGCGTTCGTCGGCGAGAACGTCCCGGCCGCGGCGCTCGCGCTGCAGGAGCGCACCGCGCTGTTCGACCCGTTCAAGCCGGCCACCAAAGCCCGCCGCACGCCGAGGGGCTACCAGCTCGATGGCGTGAAGTCGCTGGTCCCGAGGGCCGCGGACGCCGAACTCTTCATCGTGTCGGCCGACCTCGAAGGCCGGGGTCCCGCGTTGTTCCTCGTGGAGTCGTCCAACTCGGGCGTCACCATCGAGTCCGAACCGGCGATGGGCCTGCGGGGCGCGGCGACCGGGAAGCTGCACCTGGAGAAGGTCGCGTTGCCCGCCGGAGCACTGCTCGGCGGCGGCAAGACCGAGGTGTTCACCGAGGTCGTCCGGCTCTCACGGCTCGGCTGGGCCGCGTTGGCCGCCGGTACCGCGAAGGCCGTTCTCGATTACGTGGTGCCGTACGTCAACGAGCGCAAGGCGTTCGGGGAACCGGTGAGCCACCGGCAGGCCGTCGCGTTCTCGGTGGCCGACATCGCCATCGAGCTGGAAGGGCTGCGGCTGGTCACCCTTCGCGCCGCTTCCCGCGCCGAACAGGGCAAGCCGTACGCCCGCGAGGTCGCGCTGGCCCGGAAACTGGCCGCCGACAAGGGAATGCAGATCGGCAGCGCCGGTGTGCAGCTGCTCGGCGGGCACGGGTTCGTCAAGGAACACCCCGTCGAACGCTGGTACCGCGACCTCCGTGCGATCGGCGTGCTGGAAGGCGCCGTCCTCCTCTAGGACTTGTGAAAGGCGATCATGATCAACCTTGAGGTTCCGAAGAAGGCCGGCACCCTGATCAATCAGGCGTACCAGGCCGCGGCCGAGGTGTTCCGGCCGATCTCGCGCAAGTACGACCGCGCCGAGCACACCTATCCCGCCGAACTTGACATGTTCGCCGCACTGCTCGACGGGCTGAACTCCTCCGGCGAGGGCGGCGCGGGCGCGGCGGGCGTCCGCCGGTCAGAGAAGAACGAGAAACCGGGCAACCGCAACGGTTCCAACCTCAACATCGTGCTCGGCACGATCGAGATGTGCTGGGGCGACGTCGGTCTGCTGCTGTCGATGCCGCGTCAGGGGCTCGGCAACGCCGCCATCGGCTCGGTCGCCACCGACGAACAGCTCAAGAAGTTCTCCGGGCTGTGGGCCGCGATGGCGATCACCGAACCGGACTGCGGCTCGGATTCCGCCGCGATCACCGCGACCGCGCGCCTGGACGGCGACGAGTACGTGATCAACGGCGAGAAGATCTTCGTGACCGCAGGCGAACGCGCGGACGCCGTCGTCGTCTGGGCCACCCTGGACAAGACGAAGGGCCGCGCGGCGATCAAGTCCTTCGTCGTCGAGAAGGGCACGCCGGGCTTCGAGGTGGTGCGCGTCGAGCACAAACTCGGCATCCGCGCCTCCGACACCGCCGTGTTGCGGTTCGAGAACGTCCGCGTGCCCAAGGAGAATCTCCTCGGCACGCCGGAGATCGACACCGCCAAGGGTTTCGCCGGGGTCATGCAGACCTTCGACAACACCCGCCCGCTGGTCGCCGCCATGGCCATCGGCGTCGCCCGCGCGGCGCTGGAGGAGACCCGGAAGGTCCTCATCGACGCGGGTGTGGTCATCGACTACGACAAGCCCGTCCACGGCCAGCACGCCGCGGCCGCGACGTTCCTTCAGCTGGAGGCGGACTACGAATCGGCGTACCTGCTGACGATGGAGTCGGCGTGGATGGCCGACAACCGCAAGCCGAATTCGCTGCAGGCCTCGATGGCCAAGGCTAAGGCGGGCCGGTCGGTCGTCGAGATCACGCTCAAATGCGTCGAGCTGGCCGGAACCTGGGGATACACCGAGGAATCGCTGCTGGAGAAGTGGAGCCGGGACGCCAAGATCCTGGACATCTTCGAAGGCACGCAACAGATCCAGCAGCTCATCGTGGCGCGCCGGATCCTGGGCAAGACGAGCGCCGAGCTGAAGTAGCGCCCGAACTGCCGTGAAGAGGCCCGTGCAGCTGCACGGGCCTCTTTTTCGTTTGTTCCACCATAATGACAACACCATCAAGTGAACGGCCTTGACGGCCGGACAGAGGTACTCTCGAACCTTCCTTTGCCCGCCGAGGCCGGAGTCGCGATGAGACCGCTCTCCCCCGCCGCACGCTGGTGTCTCATCGTCCTCGGCGTGACGATCTGCTACTTCGCGACCGCGCAGATCGGGATCCAGTGGGCGATCGTGCGCGAGCAGATCTCGCCGCTGTGGCCTGCCGCGGGTGTCGCGCTGGCGGTGCCGATGCTGCTGGGTCCGCGGTTCTGGCCAGGGATCTTCCTCGGCGCACTCCTGACGAACATCGCTCTCGGCCCTTCGCCGGTCGCGATCCTGGTGATCTCGTCGGGGAACACGATCGGCCCGATGCTGGCTCACGCGGTGATGCGGCGGCTGGGTGGCCGCAACCGGCTCGACCGGCTGCCCGACGCCGTCCTCCTGGTGGTGGTCGGGGCGATCGGCGGCACCATCGTCAGTGCCGTGCTGGGCACCGGTGTGCTGATCCTCGACGGCGCGCTGGTGCCCGCGGATTTCTGGGCGACGGCGCTCGTCTGGTGGACCGGCGACGCGATGGGCGTGCTGACGATCACGCCGCTGCTGCTCCTGGCGCCGAGGTTCCGCCTGCCGAGGGGCGTTCCGCTCGCTCGCTGGGGTGAGGCGGCGGCGCTCTCGCTGTTCGGTCTCGGTACGGCGATCCTCGCGTCCGTCACCATGTCCAAGCTGTTCCTGGTCTTCCCGGTGCTCGTCTGGGCGGCGCTGCGGTTCCGGCAAGCCGGGGCGCTGATGTGCTCGTTGTGCGTCTGCACCTTCACGATCTTCGCCGCCATCCACGGACTCGGCCCTTACGGTTCCTACGCGCTGGCCGTCCGGATGTTGCACGTCCAGGCGTTCGACGCCACCGTGGGGCTGACGGCCCTCGTGTTGTCCACGATCGTCCTGCAACGCGATCGTGCGACCGCCGAGATCACCGACGCCTGGTGCCGGATCACCGAAATGGTCGACTTGATCGCGCCACGCCAGTCGCTGCGCAGTGCCATCACCCAGCGCAAGGACGCCGAGGCTCAGGCGGCCTGTTCGTCGAGGAAGCGGTCGAGGTAGCGCCAGGTGGTCCCGCGCGCCTTCCGGCCGGTCAGCACGCCCAGATGCCCGCCGGGGGCGGTCTCGAAGGTGACCGAAGGCGAGTTGTCCAGCAGCTCGGTGAGCCGTTCGACGGCCGCGCGCGGGGCGATCGTGTCGTTCTGCCCGGCGATGACCAGCGCCGGCACCTTGATCCCGGACAGCGCGATGATGCGGCCGTTGAGGTCGACCGTGCCCTCGGCGAGGTCGTTGGCGCGGAAGAACCGGTGATAGATCTGGCCGAACGTCCGCCCGGGGTAGGCGATCATGTTGTCCATGAAGTGGTCGACGGCCTCGATCTGCGCCAGGTAGTCCCGATCGTCGAGATTCTTCAGGATCGCCAGCGGTTTGGTGATCTCCTTGCTGATCCCGGTCGCCCGGAAGACCCGGCTGACCAGATAGGACGGTGCGCCGCCGAGTACGCGGTAGATCGGGGTCAGCAGATGGCCGCCGGTGAGGTCCACCAGCGGGCGGAACGGCGCGATCAGCGGGATCGCGGTGAAGTCGAACGGCGAGGCGATGGTCGCGATCGATTCGATCGGCAGCTTGGGCTGGTCCGCGGCGGTCAGCAGGGAGAAGATCCCGCCGAGGCACCAGGCGACGACGTGCACACCCTGGCCGCCGGAATCCTCGCTGACCTTGCGGATCGCGCGCGGGAGCACTTCCTCGACCCAGTGCTCGATGCCGAGGCGCCGGTCGGAGAAGGCGACGTTCCCGTAGTCGACCAGATAGGTGTTGCGGCCGCCGTCGACCAGGTGCTCGGCGAGGCTGCACCCTCGGCGCAGGTCGAAGCACAGCGCGGGCGCGGCCAGCGGCGGCACCAGCAGCACCGGCGGACCCGGCATTGGGGCCTTGCCGTTCGTCAGCCGGTACAGCGAACGGTTCGGGCCCTGGTCGATCAGGACGCGCGGCACCGGGCGAAGATCGGCGACACCACCGTGCAGCACCTTCCCGACGACGTTCGACGCGGCGGCGGCGAGCCGTGCCGGGGGTGTGGCCATGGTGTGCCTCCTGAGGAATCGACGCGGTAAGAGGTAATCTTGCCGCGTGCGGGCGCACGACTCAACACCGTGGCCGCCTCAGGCCGTCCATTTCGGACAGTGACTGGGCCGTACGAGTCAAGCATCGGCGTCCTTTTCCGCCGCCGGGGCACTCCGCGCGGCACGCGATTCGTACTCCGCGCGAGCACTGGAATGCGTTGCGGAGGACAAGATCTTGTCGCCGCCGAGCGCGCGAAGCAGTCCCTCGCCGAGGCGCCGCGGAAGCAGCCGTGTGATCCTGCTTATGACGTCCAGCGACGCGGGAACGAAGACGTCGAATTTGGG encodes the following:
- a CDS encoding TetR/AcrR family transcriptional regulator — its product is MEHPTERSARPRDRKAQLAGLAAELFRARGFHGVGINDIAAAAGITGPALYRHFTDKQAVLSYVVLSGIDDMETATIETLADVDLPVPAQVNALLGTLAAQAVERREVAALWRWEGRHLPREGRREIRRRSGAVLAAWAKALLALRPELTADDAELLCWAGLSVFGSVSVHHTSVAKKRFAQILVRLAESVLHVTLPEPREPPDETPSMALGEPSRRERILAAATELFGHRGFRAVSMEEIGAAAGIAGPSVYRHFPSKAALMVAIGHRAADRLALAAERALRTGDERDALRRLAASYVHTLLHTPELLVSFSGSPMELPERDKADLIRVQRDYVARWIALASEVRPELSLREVKITVHAALTIANDLARTRRVNGRPNIEAELTTLTHAALGV
- a CDS encoding acyl-CoA dehydrogenase family protein, giving the protein MGLGLSALTRLAGSKVIERAGLRKPVQNLVSAGTRNGFRVAGAAGRTFKSAKKLGKPARLAPAGDTGLFDLTPSEDQQLIVETVTEFAAEQLRPAAADADAKLQAPEGLLSRAAELGITLVGIPEELGGVGTERSVVTNALVAEALAHGDLGLAVAVLAPSAVSTALVSYGDEQQQADYLPAFVGENVPAAALALQERTALFDPFKPATKARRTPRGYQLDGVKSLVPRAADAELFIVSADLEGRGPALFLVESSNSGVTIESEPAMGLRGAATGKLHLEKVALPAGALLGGGKTEVFTEVVRLSRLGWAALAAGTAKAVLDYVVPYVNERKAFGEPVSHRQAVAFSVADIAIELEGLRLVTLRAASRAEQGKPYAREVALARKLAADKGMQIGSAGVQLLGGHGFVKEHPVERWYRDLRAIGVLEGAVLL
- a CDS encoding acyl-CoA dehydrogenase family protein; protein product: MINLEVPKKAGTLINQAYQAAAEVFRPISRKYDRAEHTYPAELDMFAALLDGLNSSGEGGAGAAGVRRSEKNEKPGNRNGSNLNIVLGTIEMCWGDVGLLLSMPRQGLGNAAIGSVATDEQLKKFSGLWAAMAITEPDCGSDSAAITATARLDGDEYVINGEKIFVTAGERADAVVVWATLDKTKGRAAIKSFVVEKGTPGFEVVRVEHKLGIRASDTAVLRFENVRVPKENLLGTPEIDTAKGFAGVMQTFDNTRPLVAAMAIGVARAALEETRKVLIDAGVVIDYDKPVHGQHAAAATFLQLEADYESAYLLTMESAWMADNRKPNSLQASMAKAKAGRSVVEITLKCVELAGTWGYTEESLLEKWSRDAKILDIFEGTQQIQQLIVARRILGKTSAELK
- a CDS encoding MASE1 domain-containing protein, encoding MRPLSPAARWCLIVLGVTICYFATAQIGIQWAIVREQISPLWPAAGVALAVPMLLGPRFWPGIFLGALLTNIALGPSPVAILVISSGNTIGPMLAHAVMRRLGGRNRLDRLPDAVLLVVVGAIGGTIVSAVLGTGVLILDGALVPADFWATALVWWTGDAMGVLTITPLLLLAPRFRLPRGVPLARWGEAAALSLFGLGTAILASVTMSKLFLVFPVLVWAALRFRQAGALMCSLCVCTFTIFAAIHGLGPYGSYALAVRMLHVQAFDATVGLTALVLSTIVLQRDRATAEITDAWCRITEMVDLIAPRQSLRSAITQRKDAEAQAACSSRKRSR
- a CDS encoding alpha/beta fold hydrolase; protein product: MATPPARLAAAASNVVGKVLHGGVADLRPVPRVLIDQGPNRSLYRLTNGKAPMPGPPVLLVPPLAAPALCFDLRRGCSLAEHLVDGGRNTYLVDYGNVAFSDRRLGIEHWVEEVLPRAIRKVSEDSGGQGVHVVAWCLGGIFSLLTAADQPKLPIESIATIASPFDFTAIPLIAPFRPLVDLTGGHLLTPIYRVLGGAPSYLVSRVFRATGISKEITKPLAILKNLDDRDYLAQIEAVDHFMDNMIAYPGRTFGQIYHRFFRANDLAEGTVDLNGRIIALSGIKVPALVIAGQNDTIAPRAAVERLTELLDNSPSVTFETAPGGHLGVLTGRKARGTTWRYLDRFLDEQAA